In Mobula hypostoma chromosome 13, sMobHyp1.1, whole genome shotgun sequence, the following are encoded in one genomic region:
- the si:cabz01068815.1 gene encoding solute carrier family 51 subunit beta isoform X2, translated as MWRQNRLYNQGAKRCLSANETSIVQTAACENGIDLMWTCQNRSLIHLNMAHFLTSDGGAVLISKEKSKKSKWRSRNNTSICEKQPQDNPQVTSTTVKETHERIGAESQNKTQEEKTTLEQKPPYPIEDPTNWNYAILALAFVTLFLAFLILVLSCRANKRQRRTTAVTCHEHDFPICQSGVEGNRSPTGNSRCNLTMTVMLPQCNKCHEIINS; from the exons atgtggagacAAAACCGGCTTTACAATCAAGGGGCCAAAAGATGTCTTTCGGCGAATGAGACTTCCATCGTTCAGACTGCAGCTTGTGAAAATGGGATAGACCtcatgtggacttgccagaaccGCTCGCTCATCCACTTGAATATGGCTCATTTTCTGACCAGTGATGGGGGAGCAGTGCTgatttccaaagagaaaagtaaaaAATCCAAATGGAGGTCAAGAAACAACACCAGCATCTGCGAGAAGCAGCCTCAGG ACAACCCACAGGTAACATCAACAACAGTGAAGGAAACCCATGAAAGAATTGGTGCTGAGAGTCAGAATAAGACTCAAGAAGAAAAAACTACCTTAGAACAAAAACCGCCATATCCAATAGAGGATC CCACTAACTGGAACTATGCGATATTGGCACTTGCATTTGTCACACTGTTTCTAGCATTCCTCATCTTGGTGTTAAGCTGCAGGGCTAACAA aaggcaaaggcgaaccactgctgtaacctgccacgaacatgatttcccaatatgtcagagcggcgtggagggGAATCGttcgccaactggaaattccagatgcaacctaacgatgactgtaatgctgccacaatgcaacaaatgtcatgaaataatAAAttcatga